One stretch of Oncorhynchus clarkii lewisi isolate Uvic-CL-2024 chromosome 3, UVic_Ocla_1.0, whole genome shotgun sequence DNA includes these proteins:
- the LOC139386007 gene encoding uncharacterized protein, which translates to MPRELAETPCSLYGAIFPPKSQTKKGTQQQRTNIVEVTGEQQYGGLGREITLTPKVSGQPEDILWKHIGNKVVEFDGSQNFEYGRFKGRTILDWDSGALTIKGLTDADSGPYELEAVVKGKLQYSQHEVGVIDDVAQPSATCVVDNTTPENMDRTLLCSADLQPLTQFIWRSPEGSESPGPELFIPGGENQDSENQESIYTCVVKNPVSEKSAEFTLKDCYTEEGSSSVLAVVLSILLLLVLVAVLAFLLWYYWRKCKKPAEAALRKSEEEKGLMEVTKQGNKDPEDDHSENTGNITSIPKGMVKEQVELINKQNADPNRKWQTEPAGRIFSQTKVTDTEHVQDKPNPGQQDLVTPDPTPAQQDLVTEDPTPAQQDLVTPDPTPAQQDLVTPDPTPAQQDLVTPDPTPAQQDLVTPDPTPAQQDLVTPDPTPAQQDLVTPDPTPAQQYLVTPDPTPAQQDLVTEDPTPAQQDLVTADPTPAQQDLVTEDPTPTQQDLVTADPTPPQQDLLTPDPTPAQQHLVTPDPTQAQQDLVTPDHSQAQQDLVTPDHSQAQQDLVTPESKESKLGTPTPEQTNQHTQEDNQDIQSGE; encoded by the exons ATGCCACGAGAGCTCGCTGAAACACCGTGTTCTCTCTACGGCGCCATTTTCCCCCCGAAATCT caaacaaagaaaggcACGCAAcaacagaggacaaacatag TGGAGGTGACAGGTGAACAGCAGTATGGTGGCCTGGGAAGAGAGATCACCCTGACCCCCAAGGTCTCAGGACAGCCTGAGGACATCCTGTGGAAACACATTGGGAACAAGGTGGTGGAGTTTGATGGGAGTCAGAATTTTGAGTATGGCAGGTTTAAAGGCAGGACCATCCTGGACTGGGACTCTGGAGCGCTAACTATCAAAGGTCTCACTGATGCAGACAGTGGGCCCTATGAGTTAGAGGCTGTCGTCAAGGGCAAGCTGCAGTACTCTCAACATGAGGTGGGGGTTATTG ATGATGTGGCACAGCCCAGCGCAACCTGTGTGGTTGACAACACAACCCCAGAGAACATGGACAGAACCCTGCTGTGCTCAGCTGACCTCCAGCCCCTGACCCAGTTCATCTGGAGGAGTCCTGAGGGGTCAGAGAGTCCTGGACCTGAACTGTTCATACCTGGGGGGGAGAACCAGGATTCTGAGAACCAGGAGTCTATCTACACATGTGTGGTGAAAAACCCTGTTAGTGAGAAAAGTGCAGAGTTCACCCTGAAGGACTGCTACACTG AGGAAGGCTCATCCAGTGTCCTGGCTGTGGTCCTGTCCATTCTCCTTCTCCTCGTCTTAGTTGCTGTTCTGGCATTTCTCTTGTGGTACTACTGGAGGAAATGCAAGAAAC CAGCTGAAGCTGCATTGAGAAAATCTGAAGAGGAGAAAGGACTGATGGAAGTTACAAAACAAG GAAACAAAGATCCTGAGGATGACCATTCTGAGAACACTGGAAATATAACTTCTATACCAAAAG GAATGGTAAAAGAGCAGGTAGAGCTGATAAACAAGCAGAATGCAGATCCAAATAGGAAATGGCAAACTGAACCAGCTGGAAGAATTTTCTCTCAAACAAAAG TGACAGACACAGAGCATGTACAGGACAAGCCCAACCCAGGCCAACAAGACCTAGTCACACCAGACCCCACCCCTGCCCAACAAGACCTAGTCACAGAAGACCCCACCCCTGCCCAACAAGACCTAGTCACACCAGACCCCACCCCTGCCCAACAAGACCTAGTCACACCAGACCCCACCCCTGCCCAACAAGACCTAGTCACACCAGACCCCACCCCTGCCCAACAAGACCTAGTCACACCAGACCCCACCCCTGCCCAACAAGACCTAGTCACACCAGACCCCACCCCTGCCCAACAAGACCTAGTCACACCAGACCCCACCCCTGCCCAACAATACCTAGTCACACCAGACCCCACCCCTGCCCAACAAGACCTAGTCACAGAAGACCCCACCCCTGCCCAACAAGACCTAGTCACAGCAGACCCCACCCCTGCCCAACAAGACCTAGTCACAGAAGACCCCACCCCTACCCAACAAGACCTTGTCACAGCAGaccccacccctccccaacaAGACCTACTCACACCAGACCCCACCCCTGCCCAACAACACCTAGTCACACCAGACCCCACCCAGGCCCAACAAGACCTAGTCACACCAGACCACTCCCAGGCCCAACAAGACCTAGTCACACCAGACCACTCCCAGGCCCAACAAGACCTAGTCACACCCGAATCCAAAGAATCCAAGCTAGGCACGCCCACACCAGAAC AAACAAATCAACACACACAGGAGGACAACCAGGACATCCAGTCAGGGGAGTGA